The genomic segment caaatcccttgactccactatcattaacagctccatctaactctttcttgaaagcatccagagaattggcctccactgctttctgaggcagagcattccacagatccacagatctctgggtgaaaaaaaagttttcctcaactccgttctaaattgtctactccttattctcaaactgtgccatttggttctggactcccgcaacatcgggaacatgcttcctgcctccagcgtgtccaaatcccttaataatcttacatgtttcaatcagatcccctcttatccttctacattccagtgtatacaagcccagtcgatccaatctttcaacatatgaaagtCCCGCCATCCAGGGAATTACACTTGATAACCTACGCTGCAGTCCCTCAgtaacaagaatgtccttcctcaaattcggAGAccgaaactgtacacagtactccaggtgtggtctcaccagggcgcTGTACAACAACAAGAGGATCTCTTCGCTCCTacactcaactccccttgttatgaaggccaagatgccattagcttttttcacagtaagctgtatctgcatgcttactttcagtgactgatgaacaaggacacttaGATCTCGTTATGCTTCCCCTTtttctaacttgacaccattcagatagtaatctgccttcctgttcttgccaccaaagtggataacctcacatttatccatattaaactgcatctgccttacatctgcccactcacttaacctatcataACCTCCCCCTCACATTCCACACTGCCACCCAGATTTGTGTtatttgcaaatttgctaatgttacttttaatcccttcatctaaatcattaatatatattgtaaatagctgcggtcccagcaccgagacttgcagtaccccactagtcaccgcctgccattctgaaagggacctgttaatccctactctttgtttcctgttagccaaccaattttctatccatgtcagtagtCTACACCCAAAACCATGTgatctaattttgcccactaatcccctatgtgggaccttatcaaaggctttctgaaagtccaggtactttacgtccactggctctcccgtgtccattttcacagttacatcgtcagaaaattccagaagattagtgaagcataatttccccttcataaatccctGCCGACTCGGATCGATCCTGTTACCGCTATCCAAATGTGCATAATGCAATGAGATTACACATAAATATGGAAAAGGAGAGCTCTGGACCACGGGGTGAGATTATAAATTGGAAAAAGGTCAATTTGATGGTATCGGAAAgcatctgacaagtgtggattgggacaggctgttttctggcaaaggagtacttggtaagtgggaggtcttcagaagtgaaattctgagggtgtcaagtttgtatgtgcctgccaaaataaaagttgaaaggtaactggtgcagggaacattggttttcaagagatattgaggccccggatattttgttcctctaaatgtgTCACagttgggaacagacccaaatgcaagacacagacgttgaagtacaaggaacagcacttgactagagtagggacgtgacaggatacaggcaaggagcagggacaagaatacAGACTTGGGtttggaccccgagccagagactgtacaaggacccagaacctgggtcgtgcctcgggctcgggccccagaaccaggcatggacatgacatgactgcaggactggaggctggggtcttgaaacctgaggcttgaagacaggcttggggacttgaggcttgaggcttggatacaggcttggggacttgaggcttgaggcttggagacaggcttgatgtcttgaggcttgaacctggagacaggcttagggtcttgtggcttgaggctggagtcttggtcttgaggcttgaggctggggtcttgctcttgaggctagggtacttcgaggcttgggtatcaactccgagccagagaccgagcaaggacccagaacctgggatttgactcaggctcggactccagaactaggcgaagacaagacgaggctacaggactggacatggcttgggtgaggaactcctgggtagggcgagacacaaggacaggtaaaggcacatggacaggactcggataggactggactaggcacgcACTGGACGAGGACATTCAGGAGCATGGAGCCTTGGACTAAAAGAGATGGGAgcatggagccttggactaggGGAGACGAgagcatggaacacagagccgggatccctccttgggaacaggacgaagggctgggactcatacacataACACTGAACACTGAAACAGATTTCCACACAAATTGGCAGCAAATAgccggacccacctagcgaaggcgaggacacagagacagttgtCAACACTAAGTAGCGGCAAAcgaccggacctacctagcgaaggcgtggacacagagaaacATTTCCACACAACGAAATAAAGTGCCTTATCTTGACTTAACAAGGCTCTGGTCTTGTTCCGGCGGTAAAACTTCAGCGATACAGGCGGGGTCTCCAGGCttggtgagcaggcagagagtcaggcgagttATCCAAGCAGAGAGTCAggtgaggtatccaggcagagagtcaggcgaggaggGAAAGTcaaggaggggaacagaacagtccagcagggaattcctgttttgcagaggtatttatgtctcactcccaaaatgagaatcatgtgcccacAGCAGGAACTGGGGAAAACCGgaaaccccggaacaaggaaccatagaccagaccatgaaccggaacACGGACTTTATGGACTGGACTATGAGAAAATGCCTCAgtctgttgggtgcaaccaagacacattaatgactacaatatcataattctaaGCTTGAGCTCATCCGACATTTTTAGTTGTCTTCCATTGGTTCCGAAAAGCTTCCAAATGTTTTTTGCTCTTTTATTTgtcctctctttagcttttatgttggctttggcttctcattttagCCACAGCtatgtcctcctgcctttccaaatcTTCCAcccctttgggatgtatctatcactcactTCCCgcattgttcccagaaactccagccattgctgctccattgtatTCGTACAagtttccccttccaatcaagtttTGGGCAGCTTCTCTGCAATAGAAATATGGAGAAGATCATTACAGAAATATGCCCActctggaagatcaaaatggTAATCTATACGAGGAGGcaagagagatgggagagattttaaatattacttttgcacctgtatttactcaggagacggttacagagtctatagaagtgaggcaaagcagcatcaacttcatggaccctgtacagattacagaggtggaggtgtttgctgtcttaaggcaaattagcgtggataaatccccagagcctgacaagttgttccctgggaccctgcagaagacaagtgcagaaatttatGGAGaccaagcacagatatttaaatcaaaCTTAGTGACAGGCGagggactggaggattggaggatagccaatgttgttccgttgttcaagAAACGTTCTAAAAATAAACTACGAAATAGTACAtcggtgagcttgacatcagtagttggaaagttattggaacataTGAGCAGGAAccggatatgtaagtatttggatagatgtggactgattaaggataggcaacatgtctttgtgcatggtaggtcatgtctaaccaacttTATAGAGGTTATCGAGGaaattatcaggaaagtggatgaaggcaaggcagttgatgttttctacatggactttagcaaggcacttggcaaagtctcatatggaaggtgggtcaagaaggttcagtcattcagcattcaagatgaaatATTAAATTGGGTGAGACACTGAATTTGTGAGAAGCTAGAGTGTGgttgcagatggttgcctctctgactggaggcctgtgactagtgatgtgacatagggatcagtgctgtatctgttgttgtttgtcatctatgtcagtaATCTGGTTGAtaacatggttaactggatcagcaaatttgtgggtgaAACCAAGAATGGGGGTTTAGCGTACTGCGAGAAGACTATCTTAACTTGCAGTGcgaactggaccagctggaaaaatggcttgagaaatggaaaatggaatttaatgcttaCTAGTGCGAGTTGTTGAACTTTGGTAGGACCTACtagtgtaggtcttacacagtgattggtagggcactgaggagtgttgttgaaggaagagatctgggaatacagacctgacgaagggtctcggcctgaaacgtcgactctatctcttcctagagatgctccctggcctgctgcgttacccagtaactttgatgtgtgttgcttgaatttccagcatctgcaaaattcctcatgtttatgtctgggaatacaggtctatatttcactcaaagtggtatcacaggtagatagagatgggaagaaagattttggcacattggccttcataaaccaaagtactaagtacaggagatggatttATGTTGATATTGtacaaaacactggtgaggcctaatttgtagtattgggtgcagttttggtcaccaacaaacaggaagatgtaaaagcagttgaaagagttcagagaaaattcacaaggattttgCTTTGGTGTGGATACGGAGTGATGCACCCCAGTACAAGCCAACAACACAAAATATCAAACAATGCACAATGTGCGAGTAAATGATTGGACTCTATAGTTATTTCTTAGTGGtgggttagtagaaacagatAAAATAAAGGCACCAAATCTGTACATTTATCAGTTTTGTGCCCAAAAGATTTTAATACGGTGGAGCTCACACCACCGGTTCCATCCACAATGACCATCCGAGCCTCCGGCCACCATCTGAAACGCCGAACCCCGATAGCCGCCGTCCTGGGATGCCAGCCGCTGTGCATACATCCGTCCTCTTTGCTCGCCTCCCGAAAAGACCGCGAACTAGCTCAGCTCACACATACAAGATAATATAACAAACACTCTATTGGTTAGTATCCCCCTTATCTGCAGTTATAACGCAAGCATTTCAGTTGCAGTGACCCATTACATCACTAggtaacattacaaagaagctatTTCATCACAACGCTACAGAGACGCCATTTTGTCAGCCTTAATTgttaacattacagttaataACCCTACATAAGTATttagatagatgtggactgattaagttgGCAGCATGGGCTTGTGCATGGTAGTCATGTCTAATCAAACATCGAGTCTCACGAGgatgttatcaggaaagtggaagaaggcaagtcagcggatgttgtctacaaggacttcagcaaggcacttgacaaagtctcatatgggaggtcaagaaggttcagtcactcagcattcaaaatgagatagtaaattggatgagtcagAGGTTTTGGGAGAAGTCGAtgcttgcctctctgactggagacctgtgactagtggtgtaccacagggatcggtgctggatctgttgctgtttgtcatctatgtcagatatctggatgataacatggttaactagatcagcacacttgtggatgacaccaagattgggggtgtagtgggcagtgaggatgactatcatggcttgcagtgtgatctggaccagctggtaaaatggcctgagaaatggaagatggaatttaaagcagacaagtTCGAGGTTTTGCACATTGCTAGGACCTACCAGTGTAAGTCTAACTCAGTGACTGATAGGGCATGGAGGAGTGTTGTTGAAGAAAGAGATCTGGTAATACATGTCTATAATTCACTCAAAGTAGTGTCACAGTTCGATAGGGACGGccagaaagattttggcacattggccttcataaaccagagTACTGAGtaaaggagatggatgttatgttgacgttgtacaagacattgttgaggcctaatttggagtattgtgtgcagttttggtcacgaacctacaggaaagatgtaaaagaggttgaaagagttcagaaagaaatttgcaaggattttgccaggtctggacttgagttataaggagagattgaactggactttattcctcagacgtaaaagattgaggggagatttgatagaggtgtaccaaaattatgagggttatagatgaggtaaatgcaagctggcttttaccacagagattggatgggactacaaacAGAGACTATGGGTTAAGAATGAAATGTGAAACGTtgaggggaacgtgaggggaagcTTCATCACACAGACGGtcgtgcgagtgtggaatgagcagccagatcaagtggtgcatgcgagctcgatttcaatgttaagGGTatgtataggtacctggatggtaggggtctgggagtggacagtttaaatagttcagcacaaactagacaGGACAAAttctgtgacaagaacctgaaataatagaAATATTCATTCTATTTCCTTTTAACAGCTatgcggaccaaccattcatctcagcaggaaatCTTTACATGGCTTTAATATGTGGCATTTTAAATGAACAGTATATAAAAGAAAATCGCAGCTGTAGATTAACAAAGGGTATTTGTGTGAGACTGTGTCAGTTACCGTGGGGCCAGACACCCATGCATCTTAGTGGggacagggaataataccaatggagagagtcaaactgagccaggtcacagattggagacggcagaaacatagaaaagtatcctacagcacaaacaggcccctcggcccataaagctgtgccgaacatgttcttacctgagaaattacctggggttacccatagccgtctaattttctgagctccatatacctgcccaggagtctcttaaaatatccGATAGCATACACCTCCACCAATAtcaccggtagcccattccacgcactcaccactctgcgttaaaaaaaaacttacccctgatacctcctctgcacccattcTCACAGAGACAGGAACAGCATCAGAGAAGTTGATgtccattccagataccagcactatGTCCAGTTAGAAGATAATttttctctccaacttgggttgacccTCGCTGTAACAGTGCGATGTCAGATCACACTTTGGCGATTAAAGTGATCGCATCTGAAATGTTATCCTTCACCCATTGACGgactttgtaattttttttccaggttaaaaacgacaagcaatttgtctacgggaatctcgaacacaacacaccagttttgctgtgtCTGCCCAGATATTTAAAAAGTGGAACGTTGTATTCATGCATTcgtccttcctgctcagactgtgaggagggatttATTTGTCGATCCTTCTTGTTTAGACTGGGAAGGGACAcgctcggtcatctgacctactggcatactcgtcattttacacagggttCATCTGCTCCGACTGTGGGGacagattcacttggtcatctcaactgaaggtacatcagcgagttcacactgggacaaggccattcacctgttctgtgtgtgggaagggattcacttggtcatcccacTTATGGACACACCAGTAAGGAGAGTCCAGTCACTCTGCTCAATTTGTGGGGCAgctcatctgacctaatggcacatcagcgagttcacactggggagaggccactcacctgctcagactgtgggaagagattcacttactcttccagcctacagagacaccagtcactTCACAATGGAATGTGGCCATTCGCCTGCTCaggctgtgggaagggattcactcgatcatctcaaatgaaggaacatcagagagttcacactggggagagacagtTCACCTgctcacactgtgggaagggattcacttcgttcTTTCAGCTGAAAGCACATCagagacttcacactggggagagggtaTTCATCTGTTtgttgtgtgggaagggattcactcagttatctaaCCTAAAagcacacaagtcagttcacaccagggagaggcctttcacctgttcagactatgggaagagattcactcgatcatctcaactgaaggtacttcAGAGAGTTCACACCAAGGGGAAgttattcacctgctcagactgtgggaagagattcactcgatcatctcaactgaaggtacatcagagagttcacaccaagaagtcgttcacctgctcagactgtgggaaggaattcactcagtcatcccacctactgaaacaccagtcagttcatgctggggagaagctgttcacttgttcagtctgtgggaagagattcactcactcttccagcctacagagacaccagtcagttcacactggaaagaggccgttcacctgttcagactgtgggaagggattcactgggtCCTTTCAGCTGAAGGCACATCagagaattcacactggggagagaccattcatcTGTTtgttgtgtgggaagggattcactcggttatctaaCCTAAAAGCACACatgtcagttcacacaggggagaggccgtttacctgctcagactgtgggaagggattcactcgatcatctcatctgaaggaacatcagagaattcacactggggagaagccgttcacctgctcagaatgtgggaagggatttactcaatCATCATACCTGCAGAGACACAAGctagttcacagtggggagaggctgttcatctGTTCCGACTGTGGCAAAGGATTCAATCGATTATACCACTTACAGatgcaccagcgaattcacacaggggagaggccgttcagctgctcagtctgtgggaaggaattccatcGATCATCCGACCTTCGgagacaccagcgaattcacactggggagaggccattcacctgctcagtctgtgggaaaggattcactttgtcatctcacctactgacacaccagtcagttcacactggtgagaggccgttcacctgctcagtctgtgggaagagattcactcagtcatccaacctactgagacaccagagagttcacactggggagaagtcattcacttgctcagactgtggaaaaggTTTCATTCGGTCATCCGAActgctggcacaccagcgagttcacactgggaagaagccgttcacctgctcagcctgtgggaagggattcactcggtcatccaccctactggcacaccagtcagttcatactgggggAGGCCGATCATCTGCTCAAACCGTGGGAAGAGATTCTCAGTCAAATCAACTGAATGTGCATCAGCGAGTTGAcaatggggagaggccgttcacctgctgagaatgtgggaagggattcactcggacaACTAacctaccgggttcacactggggagaaaatttaaataagctgcatgctggatatttgtccatcaccgttgctgaacgcaattttgagagtgactgtcagtgctgaaccctgcaattattgctgctgctcaccacacccagtcctgcaccctggtcactgggcatgggaggagtttcttctgctgcatattcacctttaatgggactggagtttaatattatggatctgagacaaataaatcagttctattttaaaccaTCTCagatacttagtgaatttataacacacttAGTGTATAGTCGACAGTCAACTCAGGccgcctggaccctgccagtgattctgttctacgacagtccttttaaagcctcccctgttgttcatctctcgctctccctgtggtgatgtgTTCCAAACAGTCActactctgtgggtgaagaggtatCCCTCGAATTTACTGCAGACAGAAGAAGACGAGCTGACCACAGTTCTGTCTGACATGTTCTTTGCTCCTCAAATCTCtgagctgaggaagaatgacattggtagttaaacTCTTTATTCAGGGTTCATTTCCACATTATTGATCATTTCCCCTGCTTCTAAATGGCTGTAAGAAAACATCACTATCCTctgaagactgaaagcagaatgggaaaccattagttggatgttcaacggaGCTGGGTCAGAAACCACAGGCGGGTcctcacagggcagagtttggggctctggacggtGGTCAGGGTAaaaacgtatgatgaggagaagggaatcagcggCAGGGCGTGACAAcggatgacagagtagcaacattcggttgctgattgacagagaaaagaaTTCGGTTGCCTGACAGATGAGAAACAAACAATGCCTGTTGTGTTGGGAATAGGTATATCTGTTTAGGGAgctgttcctgcttgtttatcctgtaatattatatccggatggttattatggattgtcctattagtagtaatgtatttttatataggcatccattagtctcatgtgACTATGGAtgtgcgccttggaaagtttccaggacGCAGacatgggcaaggttgtatggtagaccagcggttgcccatggtgcaagtctcctgtctccacgccaccgatgttgttcaaaggaggggcattaggacccatacagcttggcaccagtgttgtcgcagagcaatatgtgtttaagtgccttgctcaaggtcacatacgctgcctcagccaaggatcgagctagcgaccttcaaatcactagacgaacgccttaaccatttggtgACGTGCCAACatatttttctaatttttctaatgtattgattatcatataatttgtaagatcTTGActgtaaaactggatcaggcttaaaTTTATGCTGTCTTTATGAAGTTACGGTGGTCATTCATGAGTTggtattttaaaacaagattttggtGTATGATATTTGCCAATTGAGTAATCCTCTTTCAAGTATCACTAGATTTGGGAATGTTTATGGTGaactagaaatttgcaaatgccactccattctttaagagagGAGAGCAgcataagaaaggaaattataggacagttagtctgacctcagtaggtgggaagatgttggagtccattaacgatgaggtttcagggtacttggagtgcATGATAAAGTACGGCCAAAGTTGGCATGGTTTTCctcaggagaaatcttgcctgacaaatctattggaattctttgatgaaataacaggcggaatagacaaaggagaggcagtggatgctgttcgtttggattttcagatggttaTTAACAAGGCGCTCAAGAGCACAGCTCATGGTATTTTATGTCTCTGTGCCTGTTCCCGCTGGAGAGTAGaatgatgtgggggggggggggatgtggtGGGGAGGGGAATTTCCGAAAACTGAAAaccagagacagagtggatgtggagaggatgtttcccacagtgcAGAGCCCAGGACCGGAGGCACACCATCAGACTACAGGGAAATcaatttagaagagagatgaggaggaaatcttATGATACTATGTTTATTCAACACGTCCGTGTCTGATCTATGCTTTAGTGCCCAGCCCCTCTATCTCCACGTCAAATGTATCCATCCATCCGCCTTCACGCCCTCGGGGCAGCGAACCTAAAAACAAATGTACACTCAGTTAGACAGACAGATAAACACTTCACTGATCCTAAATTAATTTACATGGAAGATTTAGAATTCCAGAAATTTCCATACGACTCTACAGTATTTAAAATAAGTTGCCTTTTACAATCCGTGTCCGTTTCTCTCTCACTGATCGACGGAGATATCAAAGAGCCCGTCCCTTACCCTCGTTTATCTTCCCGCCAAAATCCCTGGTTTCTATCCCAGTTTACCTCCCCATATATTGTCCCTCCCCTATTCCCTCCAATCTCTCTCCTCGGTCATTCTCTCCCACGCCTCTTTCTTCCCCCTCACTCGCTCCCGTTTATTTCTCACCTAAGTCCATCTCATTTCCCGCCATTTTTTCCTCTCAAGCAacaaacataaaagttgctgatgaacgcagcaggtcaggcagcatccacaggaagaggcacagtcgacgcttcgggccgagacccttcgtcaggacccttttcTCCTCTCACTGGTTGTCGCCCCCGTCTCGCTCCCCTCTGTTTCAGGCCTCCGCTGCTTACCTCCCATCTCTCCGCAGTCTGTCTCGCTAAAACTCCAACAGCCTCTTCTTGCTCTCTctaactcagtttctctctccctctctttcactaccaccactcagcctgttctctctgtctctttctccctcccctctccttcctccctctccctccctcctcctgccctctcccacttctccttctctcctGATCCATCTTCCTCtacctctgtctctttctctcccttctcTGCTTCATCCGACTCCAAATGCCAGTAAGATCAGATGTCCAAACAAAACAAGGCTACTTATCTTGCGGATGTCATCATCGCACATTGAAAGGGACGGGGTGCTGTCCTGGAATGAACACGGATGGAGATTCAGTGTCGGCGTGGGGGGTGTGGTTTCTAGACAGAAACAGGAGAAGGgaagtgagagtgagagaaagtTGGAGTGACTGGATTAAGAGAGGGAGGTGAGGTAGTGGGAAGGGATGTATTAGGATAAgagtggagaggaggagaggaggaaagggagagaaagaggaggaaGAAATAGAGTGGAAAttgatgtcatggtccg from the Mobula birostris isolate sMobBir1 chromosome 13, sMobBir1.hap1, whole genome shotgun sequence genome contains:
- the LOC140207039 gene encoding uncharacterized protein translates to MAHQRVHTGERPLTCSDCGKRFTYSSSLQRHQSLHNGMWPFACSGCGKGFTRSSQMKEHQRVHTGERQFTCSHCGKGFTSFFQLKAHQRLHTGERVFICLLCGKGFTQLSNLKAHKSVHTRERPFTCSDYGKRFTRSSQLKVLQRVHTKGKLFTCSDCGKRFTRSSQLKVHQRVHTKKSFTCSDCGKEFTQSSHLLKHQSVHAGEKLFTCSVCGKRFTHSSSLQRHQSVHTGKRPFTCSDCGKGFTGSFQLKAHQRIHTGERPFICLLCGKGFTRLSNLKAHMSVHTGERPFTCSDCGKGFTRSSHLKEHQRIHTGEKPFTCSECGKGFTQSSYLQRHKLVHSGERLFICSDCGKGFNRLYHLQMHQRIHTGERPFSCSVCGKEFHRSSDLRRHQRIHTGERPFTCSVCGKGFTLSSHLLTHQSVHTGERPFTCSVCGKRFTQSSNLLRHQRVHTGEKSFTCSDCGKGFIRSSELLAHQRVHTGKKPFTCSACGKGFTRSSTLLAHQSVHTGGGRSSAQTVGRDSQSNQLNVHQRVDNGERPFTC